A genome region from Magnolia sinica isolate HGM2019 chromosome 8, MsV1, whole genome shotgun sequence includes the following:
- the LOC131254098 gene encoding peroxidase RIP1-like yields the protein MSVYRSLFLVAFVAVVAGAFHASAQLDPGFYDKVCPQALPTIKAVVEQAVAREKRMGASLLRLHFHDCFATGCDGSLLLDDTPTFTGEKTALPNLNSVRGFDVIDQIKAAVDSACYGSVVSCADILAVTARDSVVALGGQPYIVPLGRRDSRTASKEAANTRIPAPFFNFSALLSSFQSQGLTLEDLVILSGGHTIGLARCTNFRSHIYNDTDIDPAFADSLKTECPVTGDGNNTAPLDATTTVFDTVYYSGLLYKKGLLHSDQELFKGDGSASDGLVSFYSANPTAFWADFGVSIVKMGKLNPLTGSDGEIRKNCRRVN from the exons ATGTCTGTTTACCGCTCTCTCTTCTTGGTGGCCTTCGTTGCGGTCGTGGCTGGTGCATTCCACGCAAGCGCACAACTGGACCCTGGATTCTACGACAAGGTGTGCCCGCAGGCATTGCCGACTATCAAAGCAGTTGTCGAGCAGGCGGTCGCACGCGAAAAGCGCATGGGCGCGTCGTTACTCCGTCTGCACTTCCATGACTGCTTCGCCACT GGATGTGATGGGTCCCTTCTCTTAGATGACACTCCGACGTTCACCGGCGAGAAGACAGCATTGCCAAACTTAAACTCTGTTAggggattcgatgtcatcgaccaaaTCAAGGCTGCTGTGGACTCGGCCTGCTATGGGAGCGTTGTATCATGTGCCGATATCTTGGCCGTCACAGCTCGTGACTCCGTCGTTGCG CTGGGAGGGCAACCTTACATTGTACCGTTGGGCCGAAGAGACTCGAGAACCGCCAGCAAGGAAGCAGCAAACACCCGCATCCCAGCGCCATTCTTCAACTTCTCGGCGCTCCTCTCCAGCTTCCAATCACAAGGGCTGACACTTGAGGACCTTGTCATCCTATCTGGGGGCCACACGATCGGCCTGGCCCGGTGCACGAATTTCCGCAGCCACATCTACAACGACACCGATATCGACCCCGCCTTCGCCGACTCGTTGAAAACCGAGTGCCCGGTGACCGGAGACGGCAACAACACCGCGCCGTTGGATGCTACGACAACCGTGTTCGACACTGTATACTACAGTGGGCTGTTGTATAAGAAGGGGTTGCTACATTCCGATCAAGAGCTTTTCAAGGGTGATGGGAGTGCAAGTGATGGCCTGGTGAGTTTCTACAGTGCTAACCCAACTGCATTTTGGGCTGACTTTGGTGTGTCCATAGTCAAAATGGGAAAATTGAACCCCCTTACTGGGTCTGATGGGGAGATTCGTAAAAACTGTAGGAGGGTGAATTAA
- the LOC131253544 gene encoding cationic peroxidase 1-like — protein MASFSSSFVLSQNLFFFSLFCFFLLASADLSATFYASSCPKALSTIQTTVKAAVAKEKRMGASLLRLHFHDCFVNACDASILLDDTSSFTGEKTATPNAGSLRGYEVIDTIKSQVESVCPNVVSCADIIAVAARHSVVTLGGPSWTVQLGRRDSTTASLSAANSDIPGPTLSLSDLISAFSKKGLNAKEMVALSGAHTIGQASCATFRTRIYNDTNIDSDFATSLQSKCPSTGSDDNLSPLDKTSPTYFDVSYYRNLIIDEGLLHSDQELFNGGSTDSQVEKYWSSSTTFFTDFSNAMVKMGNISPLTGSNGEIRTNCRKTNS, from the exons ATGGCTTCTTTCTCTTCTAGCTTTGTCTTGTCTCaaaacctcttcttcttctcgctCTTCTGCTTCTTTCTACTTGCTTCTGCTGACTTATCGGCAACTTTCTATGCATCTTCATGCCCAAAAGCTCTCTCCACCATCCAAACTACAGTCAAGGCCGCAGTGGCCAAAGAGAAGCGCATGGGGGCGTCGTTGCTCCGCTTGCATTTCCATGATTGCTTTGTTAAT GCCTGCGACGCTTCAATTCTATTAGACGATACTTCCAGTTTCACTGGAGAAAAGACCGCGACTCCCAATGCTGGCTCTCTCAGAGGTTACGAAGTGATCGATACTATCAAATCCCAAGTTGAGAGCGTGTGTCCAAACGTCGTGTCTTGTGCAGATATCATAGCGGTTGCTGCTCGTCATTCAGTTGTTACG CTGGGTGGGCCATCATGGACGGTGCAGTTAGGGAGAAGAGATTCGACCACAGCGAGTTTAAGTGCTGCCAATAGCGATATACCTGGGCCCACTTTAAGCTTAAGCGACCTTATATCTGCCTTCTCAAAAAAGGGCCTCAATGCTAAGGAAATGGTGGCCCTTTCAG GTGCCCACACCATAGGCCAAGCAAGTTGTGCCACTTTCCGGACCCGAATCTACAACGACACCAACATCGATTCGGATTTTGCTACATCACTACAGTCAAAGTGTCCGAGCACAGGCAGCGATGACAACCTCTCGCCACTCGACAAGACATCTCCGACATATTTCGATGTCAGTTACTATAGGAACTTGATCATCGACGAGGGTCTCCTCCATTCAGATCAAGAACTCTTCAATGGCGGGTCTACCGATTCTCAAGTTGAGAAATACTGGAGTAGTTCAACGACATTCTTCACCGATTTCAGCAATGCCATGGTTAAGATGGGGAATATCAGTCCTCTCACCGGATCTAATGGTGAGATCAGGACCAATTGTAGGAAAACAAACAGTTAA